One Pararge aegeria chromosome 4, ilParAegt1.1, whole genome shotgun sequence DNA segment encodes these proteins:
- the LOC120623348 gene encoding protein-serine O-palmitoleoyltransferase porcupine: protein MDEEDEYIENTWAYLNILSLCGEPTLYEGLRFAKDLILPNVCLRLIIQYVPMPHTVRHSLSLIIGSFLLYFNIGSNFIWTIGLTTGSYVSIIAVSVVTKKWRGLYISICVILFLLLCEIYVLNPKLWQQIRGVQMIAAMKIISVAIELDRDLFKQMLNPIEFGGYVLCPANCILGPWISFQTYNEYLDVRFLSSRWIKIIFRYLVLSMVFLLLSNCFIPGYIDESATKWLVAYRDAQAFRMSHYFVSTMSVVSMTSAGFGLSNDCHSELQVTKPMLIELPRSLVQVVIFWNIPMHQWLKNYVFKTCQPYGQFISIFTTYAVSSLLHGFNFQFSAVLLSIGTFSYVEYNFRYKIASALEVCCLANPCVKQCEHKYKKNSLLAVVVNTLFSLVTAIHLAYLGVMFEASFSVQETGYSYYHTISKWENLNYFSHGLAAFMYVIYLMM, encoded by the coding sequence ATGGACGAagaagacgaatacattgaaaacACTTGGGCTTACTTAAACATATTATCTTTATGCGGGGAACCAACGCTTTACGAAGGACTACGGTTTGCTAAAGATTTGATTTTGCCTAATGTATGCCTTCGCCTCATTATACAGTATGTGCCTATGCCTCATACAGTGAGGCACAGTTTGTCCCTCATCATCGGCAGTTTTCTTTTATACTTCAATATCGGGTCCAATTTTATTTGGACTATTGGACTTACCACAGGTTCATATGTATCCATTATAGCTGTATCTgttgtaacaaaaaaatggAGAGgactttatatttctatttgtgtaattttgtttttattgctttgtgaGATTTATGTATTAAATCCAAAACTGTGGCAGCAAATAAGGGGTGTTCAAATGATAGCAGCAATGAAGATTATTTCAGTAGCTATTGAACTAGATCGAGATTTGTTTAAGCAAATGTTGAACCCAATCGAATTTGGGGGGTATGTTCTTTGTCCAGCAAACTGTATCTTAGGGCCATGGATATCATTCCAAACCTATAATGAATATCTTGATGTTAGATTTCTGTCTAGCAGATGGATTAAGATAATCTTTAGATACCTTGTGCTATCAATGGTATTTTTACTACTGTCTAATTGTTTTATACCTGGTTACATAGATGAAAGTGCAACAAAATGGTTAGTAGCCTATCGTGATGCTCAAGCATTTCGGATGTCTCACTACTTTGTCTCAACTATGTCAGTTGTATCTATGACAAGTGCTGGGTTTGGATTATCTAATGATTGTCACTCAGAGTTACAAGTAACAAAACCAATGCTTATTGAACTCCCACGGTCACTTGTCCAAGTAGTTATTTTTTGGAATATCCCAATGCACCAGTGGTTAAAGAActatgtatttaaaacatgCCAACCATATGGtcaatttatttcaatctttacAACATATGCAGTGTCATCTTTGCTACATGGATTTAACTTTCAATTTTCAGCTGTCCTTCTTAGCATAGGTACATTTTCCTATGTGGAATACAATTTCCGTTACAAAATAGCATCTGCATTGGAAGTGTGTTGTTTAGCCAACCCTTGTGTGAAGCAATGtgaacataaatacaagaagaacAGTTTACTAGCAGTTGTTGTAAACACTCTATTTTCACTTGTTACTGCTATTCATTTAGCTTACTTAGGTGTAATGTTTGAAGCATCCTTTTCAGTGCAAGAAACTGGTTATTCATATTACCACACTATAAGTAAATGGGAAAACCTCAATTACTTTAGCCATGGCCTTGCCGCTTTCATGTATGTGATATATTTAATGATGTGA